The Mycteria americana isolate JAX WOST 10 ecotype Jacksonville Zoo and Gardens chromosome 2, USCA_MyAme_1.0, whole genome shotgun sequence genome contains the following window.
AGTCAGCTGATTTactgaagaataaaattatttgctatttaGTTTCTGATGTGCCTTTTGTCCAACTAACACTGACATAAAGCACGACAGGACATTTCCATGTGAATAGGCTTATCCCTGAGGGCTTTtctaataaaaagacaaaaagctaaTAACATTCAGACATTCAGAGCTGAACCAAAATACTGTTGTAATtctcagagaaagggaaaggacaTGTTAGGAAGGATGAGGCAGTCGGCCTGGCTTCTGCTCTGAGGGTGGCCACCAAATGGTGCTTTGTTTTTAGCAAGTTAGTTTTTCCTTATATGCTCTGTTTCTGACAGATCAAATATAAACCATTTATATCCTAGCATGTAAAAGTGTGCACACTGTCAACATGAAGAACTGTACATGTCTTACCATTTTCTTGTCTGAGGAAAATCCCACCGCCACCCAGCCATCAGTATCAGCACTCAACTCAAATTCAACATCAGCTCCTATTCTACGGTAACTTAGAAAGTAGTCACAAGTCTCTGCATTGCATCCAGGTTTACCGTACCTAGATGGAATTGGAAATATATGTAACTTTTCCTTGCAATTTCCTGCTATGGAACTTAATTACGTTTCTGCAAGAAAAAACTAAAAGAATGCATTTTGGTTTAATGGCAGTAAAACATATTATATGATGCTATACACAAAGTGCCATTAATTAAGTGTTTGCAATTATTACTCTCTTAGTGTAAGAAGTATAGTATTGAAAAAGTATGGCAAGCAATTAATTAGACACAGTATTACTCTGTTGACCTTCCTAGCCCTAGTTTTGTAAGTGCTTCATGAAAAGACAAGAAACATGAAATAACTGTAGGTCCATAACTATGACATATATCCTTAAATAATCTAGTTTCCTCAAATAATATAGTCCATAACTACAAAGTATGTTCctaaataataaacatttattaaaatgaatatggAACATTTACCAAAGTCTCCAGTCAGTCAGCATTTGCAAACGTAAAGGTATCTGCACTCTTATCTCAGACTGACCTGAAGCATCCCTTGGTTTTTCCACAGTCATCCACTCTGATTTTTGCAAACGGATCCACAGGAGGAGCAGTAGGGAAAGGGTAACCTGTATAATCAGAATAAATAATTACTAGTTAAAATACAaggaataaaaagcaataatactAAACAGAAACGGTTCCAATAACATTTACTTTGTCTGCTTATAACTGGGCTGTTCAGATGAGGGACTACTTTGTCACATACCCAATCCCTTGCTCAGACAGTCCTGTGTCCAGGTACCAAAGTAACACTggtaactgaaaacaaaaattttgtcAGGTTTCCTAGATTCGTCAAGAAGGGAGAAGGATGCCGGAGCATGGCTTTGCTACACTGAGGGCAAAAGTTAACTTAAGGCAGCAGGAACACGGAGTAATGCAGTCAACTAACAATTAGGGATCTCCACTCGGCTATCTCTTTGTGCACTCTTAGTCCTCTCAGGAAATCTGTAAGGGAACTAAATCTGACTCCTTAGCTATAAATGACAGCATTAAGTATAAATGCAGGGCACCAGATTCAGAGCTGTAGGAATGGATACTGAAAGGACCTTATAATATATCCTCCATTAAGAAGTAAAATAAGACAGGCATTGCAATAAAAGGTAAGAGACTATCAAAACAGGGAATTGCCTGCAGTTATGGCCTGCAATCACTTGTGAAGGAAGACCCAGAAGAGCTGGACAATGAGAGTTATGCCTCCAAGCAATCCCCTGCCTGCTGTACTACAGTACACCAAAGAGAAAGTGTGAACATTTGCAAACAGACCTTTTCCGGTTTGGCCTGTAGAAGTTTGTGTCTGTTGCATGAACGCAGGTAGTTTAATAAGGATGTTCTTTTACTTAGCCAACTGAAAACCAAAGTGTGAGCTGTGAAACTAGAAAGTCCTCTGAAAGCGCTTCACTGAATAGGAAATAAACACTGCAGTTAGTTACAGCATCTGCACACAAACGTTTAACCTACACAACTTCAGGCATTTGGGAGCCCTGATTTGCTTTCCTAGATTTCTGACAATGCCAATGGAGAGAGCAAGTATGCCGTAAACTGCAAATTACAGCCTCCATTAACTGTATCAGAGGCCTGGGTAAATTACCCAGCATAAACGGATAAAGTCGGCAAAATTTCACCGCAGCCTGTAGCGGAGCATCACTGAAAGACTGCTCACAGGACACCCCATCTTCTCACgtcatcctttttttccaaatgtatgaAACAACCGGTTTTCAATGCAGCCTAGCCACAAAACTGGAGTTTTAACATTCTGCCATTTGGAACTTAAAAtagaaaagccacaaaaaacaGACGCGACTACAGTATTTCTTACCACGGAAGACATCACAGGGCACTTCGAAAACCACAAAAAACGGGACTCCTTTTAAGTTAGCAGCCCGGAAAGCTTTTCATGAAAGGCTTTGCACCTTGGAAGGCGAGCCGCCGCCGGTGCCCCGCTCAGCGGGACGGGGACGGAGCCCGGACCCCCGGCCCTCTCCCTGGCTcctgccgcggccccgcggccccggcctcTGCCGCCCGGCgtgggctgccccggcccccgcctggGGGACgtgcccgggcccggggctgtCGCTgcgccgcagcccggcggggagcgAGGCGCCAGCCCTGCGGAGGGCCCGGCCGTCGGGCAGGGCACCCGGGGCTCCCCGCGGTCACGGTCCCGGAGCGGCAGGGCCGGAGgccgcccgggcggcggcgggcggaagATGGCGGCGGGCGCTGGCCTTCGTGCTgaacgccgccgccgccgcccgcgcgcccgcccgccgccgggccgccaccaaccgcccggcccggcccggcccggcccggccctccctcCCCCGCGCCGGGCTCGCCtcgccggccgccgcgccccgcctggccccgccgcctgcccccggccGCCGCACCCTCCTCGGAGAGGTAGCGCAGGTCGTAGAACTCGCTGGCGAAGGTGCCGTACGAGTCGTGGTGGGGCCGCGCCGCCTCCTCGCCgtgctccccgccgcccgcctcccgccgcccgccgccctcctccgccgggctggcggcggagccggccaggagcagcagcagcagcagccgccgccaaGCGCCGCGGCTCCGCaccgccatggcggcggcggggcggggaggcggcggggcccgaGCGCGCCTCCTGCGCGGCCGCCCGCGGGCTCCtgcgccgccgccggcagcggagcggagcgggggaggcggcgggggggcccggccccggtgACGGGCGGTGCCGGAGGGACTGCGGGGGTGGGTGAGGGGACGGTGTGGGAGGGTGTTTGGGCGAAAAGGGGTAGGGGCGGTGTGGGCGCGGGGGCGTGCGTGGGCGCTGGGTGCGTGGGCGCGGCGGGGTcgcccccagccccgtcccgcgCAGAGCCCTGGCAGCACTGAGCCCTCCTGCTGGGACCACTACTGAAGGGTGCGCGGCGGCCTTCCCCGCTCGCCAGCTTCCCgcacggccccagccccacgccgggagcagcccccagccccacgccgggagcaccccacagcccaccccatcccgcagccgccccgccgctgGGACGCCTTCTCCCGCGGGCCGGTGCACAGCTCTCGGGGGCAGCACCAGGTCGTCCCTGGCCGCTCCCGTGGCCTCGATTCGCCAAAACCTCTCAGCATGTGCTTCAAGAGGACGTGCTAAATCCTGCGCGGTAATCGCTGGGCGAGCTTacctcttattttttatttttaatgacttctgaGATGGGACTGAAGGGCACAGCGTGGCTTAACATTCGTTTCAGGTAAAACCCCATGCTAGTGAGTGTTCGCTATCTGATTGCGTGttcttgcttttgtattttatgcaACGTAACTGCAGCGGTACGAATATGCTGAAAAACCTGGCAGAACTGAAAGAAAGCCCAGCTTGTGCCCCCAAAGTTTGCTTGGGCTCTTGTGACTGACGCTGGACTTGCAGCTAGGCTTTAAGGATACATTTGCATTCTCACTGTGCTGTGGTATCTACGGGTTGATGGAGGAACAATGACCTTTCGTCCCCTGTGTTCGCTGAAGTGGCTCTTTTCTTGGGTTTGGATTGCCGTCTTCTGGTTAtaactataatttattttttgtattgctATACATGGCTACACTCCCTCCTCCGAGAGTCTGGAAGAAAATTCAGCaaaacattgggggggggggagggggacacagaAGAAGGCGCAGCAGTCGGCaatattctgaaaattaaaataaccctcaatttaaatcttttcttttttagtatcGATAACTGAACTGAGTTACTTTTTGATGGGGCACTGAGACTGCCCAAGACCTAGGCTGCGTTAGGGATAAGTTCATTCCCTTGGGCTGAGCGGTTGCTTGTAATACCGGAGTGTGCTCAGCTGCATTGAGTAGAGAACGTTAATTCACGCCTCCATGCTTTAGTCCAGTGGAGCAGTGTGCTATTTCTCACTCCAAATAGAGAAACAGCcacagagaagtaaaaaataagtTGCAAAAGCAATTTTGATCACATGCAAATTCAACATGTTCCTTACTAGCGTATGGGGAAAGCTATGGGAGAGCAACACCAGGCTCAAGTGCAAAATAACGAGTCTCTTCTTCCCACCTCGCTGAGCCTGGCAAACTTTACCAGGccaatggaaaacaaacaaacaaacaaacaaacggcAGTAGAAAAACCCTTTTAAATCAGGCTACCAGGAAAATAAGGCTGCAGCTTATTCTTTCTGGCAGTAATCAACTCTGGTGAAGGCCCCCCGTCTCCTTTTTGAAATAGCTAGCCGAGGGTTGTGATGCCTGTGAAGAAGCATTTGCTCAGCAAGGGAACAGCTGTCAGCTGCATGCTGGTTTTTCCTCCCTGGAAACAGGCTTTAGCGCACTGCGATACAGGCGAGGCTTCGCAGTAATAGTAAACACTTAGGATATTTATCATGTATTGCCTGTACCTACATGACACCTATCATTTTAAATCTGACAGCTAAGATAACTGTCTGTGATTACAGTGGAGCTGCACTGACTTTCTAAGGTGAAGATATGGCTAAGAGACTGACCCTATTGCCTGTGCCTCCCTCCTAGTAAATCctaaaaaattcaaatgaaaatactccagacacatttttttccttagtggaACCTCTTGTGTTTGCCTGAAAGTTGTCCCTATCACAAAAATGGGTTGCTTATAGGAAGCAACATCATATTGAGGCTGCTGGAGCACTAGCAACTACCTTCAGTTTTCAGCAGACAGAAGGGTCTACACTGCAACTAATAGCACTGCCCAAGCGGCAGCAGGTCTGCAGGGAAGATCCTTATTGGATCAAGTAATTCAGGCTGCCATCAACGAAAGCATTAGCAGAAGGAGTCCAAACTGCAGTTGCATGAGCAGCCTTAATCCTCGAACACCTATACTTTCTGAATGCCATATTTCGCAGCTTGGACATGCTGGTAACGCCTTTCTTAGATGGGACATAGGCATGCCACCTCAGGTATGAACGGCGGGTTGGAAGGCATCGCCGTCCTCTGGCTGCAGGAGTCCTCTTGCTTTTGGTAAATTAGAGATGTGGTCATTTCCACCACTTCTTGCATCATCACCTCCTGCCTTAGGGGAATCCAGCAGTCAAATTCCCTGCACAATTAAAGCAGTTTCCCTAGCTTGGGCAATTCTCTGGTGCTAGTGCTCAGTCTAGAAGTGTCTTCCCAGAGCTGGAGACTGGGATTATCCCCAACCATCCCTTGAGGCTTGTTCTGCATTCTCTCTTGGCTCTGGTTGTCACCCAGCATACACCTTTCTCCTGCAGGCTTACATGTTTGGGGGTATTTGGACTAGAAATCAAAGCTTCAGGAATAAGTCATAGTTTACATAACAgatactcagaaaaaaatcttgtctcaTAGTCTCTAACTGCATTATTCAGGAGTGGCTGCAGCTCCCAtattggggcagggggaagaggctAAAACACCACCAGCCGTATAAGAGCGTGACCTGACTAATGAAGAGAGAAGTGGGGAAAGACCAGTGATGCTGGCAGGCTACAGATAATAATAAGCATCCTTTGTGCCCACTCTTCCTTTGGGACCACCTGTGTCAAGTGTGTGTCATCCCCCCCCCACCGCTGTGGCCAGTTAGGCTGGATCCTGCCCGATCCAgttgctttgctgcttctgtgcacGATCTAGCAGGTTTTCTCCATTTGATAGTCCTCTTCGTAAAGGCTCAACTTCCTTACTCAGCTCTTCATAAGTTATTGCTCATCCCAATTCACCCCCAAAAAGCTAAAGCTGGTCAAGTTCATACTGCCCTGTCTCTTCCCAGCTCCTTCCTCAGCATATCCATGCCTCAGGAACAGCTCCTTCAAGTTTAGTGCTCCTGGTTATTTCCATCCAATCGACATGTGTTGAAAAATCAGTATGTATCCACCACTGCTGACTAACAAAATGACTCCTGAGACAGGAGTTTTCTTGCAATAACTCTGCAATAACCTGAACCAGAATTTGTAATGCATACGCAGTTTTCTCAAACCCTTACCACGATCTTGTTCAATATGATGAATGTATCTACTCTACCAGTAATTTCTCTTGGGCTTTCCTTTATTAAACAACAATAC
Protein-coding sequences here:
- the FRRS1L gene encoding DOMON domain-containing protein FRRS1L, which codes for MAVRSRGAWRRLLLLLLLAGSAASPAEEGGGRREAGGGEHGEEAARPHHDSYGTFASEFYDLRYLSEEGYPFPTAPPVDPFAKIRVDDCGKTKGCFRYGKPGCNAETCDYFLSYRRIGADVEFELSADTDGWVAVGFSSDKKMGGDDVMACVHDDNGRVRIQHFYNVGQWAKEIQRNPARDEEGVFENNRVTCRFKRPVYVPREETIVDLHLSWYYLFAWGPAIQGSITRHDIDSPPVSERVVSIYKYEDIFMPSAAYQTFSSPFCLLLIVALTFYLLMGTP